One segment of Nostoc piscinale CENA21 DNA contains the following:
- a CDS encoding ABC exporter membrane fusion protein has translation MALKRYGHLFSKPLSRWQIILAASITVAAAGLGTFYTVAPKSNRVAVQTTQATTPKPAPVKVAVTALGRLQPEGEVTFLSAPNSINGVRVEKLLVKEGDEVKAGQVLAYLEDYGRATAALQQSLDKLQVAKAKLAQVKAGAKSGDIEAQKASIANLASQLKGEVATQQATINRIQAEVDNAQKENDRYQQLYKQGAIAASVADSKALQLKTTQQQLTEAQAALTRIQNTLKDQQKEAQARLSSIKEVRSVDVEAAQTEVKSAVTAIKQAKADYELTYIKAPIDGRILKIHAKTGEVINTSGFAEIGKISQMYVIAEVYQTDIQKVRIGQKASITSAAFAGKLQGTVKEIGWQVDKQSIFSLNPRSDTDRRIVEVKISIDNPADSQKVARMTNLQVDVSIQI, from the coding sequence ATGGCACTAAAAAGATACGGCCACTTGTTTTCAAAACCCTTGAGTCGGTGGCAAATAATTTTGGCAGCTTCTATTACTGTAGCTGCGGCTGGGCTAGGAACTTTTTACACTGTTGCACCAAAATCAAACCGTGTCGCAGTTCAAACTACTCAAGCAACAACACCAAAACCCGCACCTGTAAAAGTTGCAGTTACCGCTTTAGGACGTTTGCAGCCAGAAGGTGAAGTTACTTTTTTGTCTGCACCTAATTCTATCAACGGTGTACGTGTGGAAAAACTGTTGGTAAAAGAAGGGGATGAAGTCAAAGCTGGGCAGGTACTGGCATATTTAGAAGATTATGGACGTGCCACAGCTGCCCTGCAACAATCTTTAGATAAATTACAAGTTGCCAAAGCTAAATTAGCACAAGTAAAAGCTGGCGCAAAATCTGGAGATATCGAGGCGCAAAAAGCCAGCATTGCGAATTTAGCATCTCAATTAAAAGGAGAAGTTGCCACTCAACAAGCAACTATTAACCGCATCCAAGCTGAAGTTGATAACGCTCAAAAAGAGAATGATCGCTATCAGCAATTATACAAACAAGGTGCGATCGCTGCTTCTGTAGCAGACAGCAAAGCCTTACAACTCAAAACCACCCAACAACAACTCACAGAAGCTCAAGCTGCACTGACTCGTATCCAAAACACCCTAAAAGACCAACAAAAAGAAGCTCAAGCCAGACTCAGCAGTATTAAAGAAGTACGTTCTGTAGATGTTGAAGCCGCGCAAACAGAAGTTAAAAGTGCAGTCACAGCAATTAAACAAGCCAAAGCTGACTACGAATTAACTTACATTAAAGCTCCTATTGACGGTAGAATTCTCAAAATTCACGCCAAAACTGGCGAAGTTATCAATACTTCTGGTTTTGCAGAAATCGGTAAGATATCGCAAATGTATGTAATTGCAGAAGTATATCAAACCGATATTCAAAAAGTACGTATAGGTCAAAAAGCATCAATTACCAGTGCTGCATTCGCTGGTAAATTACAGGGAACTGTCAAAGAAATTGGTTGGCAAGTTGACAAACAAAGCATCTTTAGCCTCAACCCCAGGTCTGATACCGACCGCAGAATTGTTGAGGTCAAAATCTCTATTGATAACCCCGCAGATAGTCAAAAAGTAGCTCGAATGACAAATCTGCAAGTGGATGTATCTATTCAAATTTAG
- the devC gene encoding ABC transporter permease DevC, with protein sequence MNFKIPLAWLQLAQQKIRFVVAVAGIAFIVLLMFVQLGFQDALYSSATAVHQSLRGDLFLVSAQYKSLTSNQSFSRTRLYQSLGFEGVESVSPMYLQFAKLKNPVNGEKYSIYVIGFDPGNPVLNIPEIEQNLDKLKIPDVMLFDRNSRPEFGPIAANFDKGDTEQTIEIFPFDGPIGYNVRVGGLFSLGPSFGVDGNLIVSDSTFLRINPNTRPAEKIDIGVITLKPDADKEKVLKNLQANLPNDVLVFTRQGFINFEKQYWADRTPIGFILNLMLTMASVVGVVIVYQILYSNIATQFIAYATLKAIGYPNSYLLKVVFQQALILAFLAYIPGFITSIILYDFAMEATKLPIMMNGTNALIVFISAVLMCITSGALAINKLRSADPADIF encoded by the coding sequence ATGAATTTCAAGATTCCTTTAGCATGGCTACAGCTTGCTCAACAAAAGATTCGTTTTGTCGTTGCTGTAGCCGGGATTGCTTTCATTGTGCTACTAATGTTTGTCCAGCTAGGGTTTCAAGATGCACTGTATTCTAGTGCCACCGCAGTACATCAAAGCTTACGCGGGGACTTATTTTTAGTTAGCGCACAATATAAGTCTTTGACATCTAATCAAAGCTTTTCTCGTACTCGTTTATATCAATCTTTAGGGTTTGAAGGGGTTGAATCTGTCAGCCCTATGTACTTGCAATTTGCCAAGTTAAAAAATCCTGTCAATGGCGAGAAATATTCTATCTATGTGATTGGTTTTGACCCAGGAAATCCGGTGCTGAATATCCCAGAAATTGAGCAGAATTTAGACAAGCTCAAAATTCCTGATGTCATGCTTTTTGACAGAAATTCTCGTCCAGAATTTGGGCCAATTGCTGCGAATTTTGATAAGGGAGATACTGAACAAACCATTGAAATCTTTCCTTTTGATGGCCCCATTGGCTATAACGTGCGAGTAGGTGGGCTATTTAGCTTAGGTCCTTCCTTTGGTGTAGATGGTAACTTAATTGTCAGCGACTCAACTTTTCTGCGGATAAATCCAAATACTCGTCCAGCAGAAAAAATCGACATCGGTGTAATTACTCTCAAGCCTGATGCCGATAAAGAAAAAGTTTTAAAGAATTTGCAAGCCAATTTACCTAATGATGTTCTAGTTTTTACTCGTCAAGGCTTTATAAATTTTGAGAAACAATATTGGGCAGATAGAACGCCAATTGGTTTCATATTGAACCTAATGTTAACAATGGCTTCTGTTGTAGGTGTGGTGATTGTCTATCAAATTCTCTACAGTAATATTGCCACTCAATTTATTGCTTATGCGACATTGAAAGCCATTGGTTATCCCAACTCTTATTTGTTAAAAGTGGTATTTCAACAAGCATTAATCTTGGCATTTCTTGCATATATTCCAGGGTTTATTACTTCCATAATTTTGTATGACTTTGCAATGGAAGCAACAAAATTACCCATCATGATGAATGGTACAAATGCCTTGATAGTGTTTATTTCAGCAGTCTTAATGTGTATCACATCTGGCGCACTTGCTATTAACAAATTACGTTCTGCTGACCCAGCAGATATCTTCTAA
- a CDS encoding NAD-dependent epimerase/dehydratase family protein: protein MNLDKKTLLITGIDDFIGLRAAELAIAQGMKVRGLQSSSDRKIPQNLNVEAIAGNITDPKIAQKACQGVDIVLHTAQLTQEAGPIKEFREINVNGTLNIAKAAKNAGVKTFVHLSSAMVYGFDYPDGVSETGPLSGDNNPYCQTKIEAEQELIPLNAPPDFGVIVIRAGDVYGPGCIPWIIRPLLMMRQKLFAYANDGQGVINHLYIDNLIDAIFLAIQKEAYGEVFNITDGQQTSWKEYFMRLAATEGLQAPMSVPKDEIKLFLKIRSQGQKLFRKKADILPESVDFMTRPYAYSITKAQTLLDYKPKIDLEEGLRRTSEWVQKTDIQKLAK from the coding sequence ATGAACTTAGACAAAAAAACTCTCCTGATTACTGGGATTGATGATTTTATCGGGTTGCGTGCAGCCGAGTTAGCTATAGCGCAGGGAATGAAGGTGCGCGGGTTGCAAAGTTCTAGCGATCGCAAGATACCACAAAATCTCAATGTAGAAGCGATCGCTGGTAACATTACTGACCCAAAAATTGCCCAAAAAGCTTGTCAGGGAGTAGATATTGTTCTCCACACAGCCCAACTTACCCAAGAAGCTGGCCCCATCAAAGAGTTTCGGGAAATCAATGTTAATGGTACTCTCAACATAGCAAAAGCCGCCAAAAACGCTGGCGTTAAAACCTTCGTCCACCTCTCTAGTGCGATGGTGTATGGCTTTGATTATCCTGATGGCGTAAGCGAAACTGGCCCTTTATCTGGTGATAATAATCCTTACTGTCAGACCAAAATCGAAGCAGAACAAGAACTTATACCCCTCAACGCTCCACCAGACTTTGGTGTGATTGTGATTCGTGCAGGCGATGTCTACGGCCCTGGCTGCATCCCTTGGATTATCAGACCACTTTTGATGATGCGTCAAAAGCTATTTGCTTATGCTAACGATGGTCAAGGAGTCATCAACCATCTGTATATAGATAATCTGATTGATGCCATCTTTTTAGCCATCCAAAAAGAAGCTTACGGCGAAGTTTTTAATATCACCGACGGTCAACAAACTTCCTGGAAAGAGTATTTTATGCGCTTGGCTGCAACTGAAGGTTTACAGGCTCCGATGTCTGTACCAAAAGATGAAATTAAGCTATTTCTCAAAATCCGCAGCCAAGGACAAAAATTATTTCGCAAAAAAGCTGATATTCTCCCAGAATCAGTTGATTTTATGACTCGCCCCTACGCTTATTCTATTACTAAAGCCCAAACTTTGTTAGATTACAAGCCCAAAATTGATCTAGAAGAAGGCTTGCGTAGAACATCTGAATGGGTGCAGAAGACAGATATCCAAAAACTAGCCAAATAG
- a CDS encoding DUF2141 domain-containing protein, with translation MRNIARWSYFVLSSLISIYCIKPVTAEQTATLTIVVKNVRHQKGDVCFRIYAGEKGFPMSDKSEVQSGCAKITGNTVVKKFSGLKHGTYAVAIVDDQNGDRKLNTDFFGIPKEGFGISKNPTVSVQTGTPKFRDASFVVNKNTSINIVMKYSLDP, from the coding sequence ATGCGTAACATTGCACGTTGGTCTTACTTTGTGCTTTCTTCTTTAATCAGCATTTATTGTATTAAACCCGTAACCGCAGAACAAACCGCAACACTAACTATTGTCGTCAAAAATGTTCGTCATCAAAAAGGTGATGTGTGCTTCCGCATTTACGCTGGGGAAAAAGGATTCCCGATGAGCGATAAAAGTGAAGTTCAAAGCGGCTGCGCCAAAATTACAGGTAATACTGTAGTTAAGAAATTTTCTGGTTTAAAACATGGTACTTATGCAGTAGCAATTGTTGACGACCAAAATGGCGATCGCAAATTAAATACAGACTTTTTCGGTATCCCCAAAGAAGGCTTTGGTATTTCTAAAAATCCTACTGTTTCTGTTCAAACAGGTACACCAAAATTTCGTGACGCTAGTTTTGTAGTTAACAAAAACACCAGCATCAATATTGTCATGAAATACTCTCTTGACCCATAA
- a CDS encoding glycosyltransferase, with translation MEAFTIFLSKSLLGWLAIQVCLALVFLFYLRFSKRSSLADEQLPKTAVILCLRGADPFLPECLRSLLTQNYPQYNLKLVVDSQTDPAWQIAHDTINQLGATNVDISYLRVIRHNCSLKCSALLQVFAELDDAYEVVAFVDADTVVHPDWLRELVSPLSHPKVGATTGNRWYIPTGKYWGSVVRYAGNVSTVVQMFLFGIPWGGTLAIKTQLLRHTGILDMWGKALNEDLMMHKVLKKHGMQIKFVPSLMMLNREESDLLGLIDHLKRLFLYSRLYHPQWIAIVGDVISSILFPAITIVLLIASLWDEEWQTAALLFRSYSIYTLGLLLLMLILELGVRPVILHQGQSVTKLSIGTILKMLIAIPLTQWVYGLAMLKSLLKSTVKWRGVIYRVQGPWNIRLVEYQAYDFLDQPVDSKISL, from the coding sequence ATGGAAGCATTTACGATATTCCTGTCTAAGTCTTTGCTGGGTTGGCTGGCTATTCAGGTGTGTCTAGCACTTGTTTTCTTGTTCTACTTGCGCTTCAGCAAAAGAAGCTCATTAGCCGATGAGCAGCTACCCAAAACGGCGGTGATTCTTTGTCTACGTGGAGCTGATCCGTTTTTACCGGAATGTTTGCGATCGCTTCTGACGCAAAATTATCCACAATATAATTTAAAACTAGTTGTCGATAGTCAAACAGATCCAGCTTGGCAAATAGCCCACGATACTATCAATCAGCTAGGCGCAACTAATGTTGATATCAGCTATTTAAGGGTAATTCGCCACAATTGCAGCCTCAAATGCAGCGCCCTTTTACAAGTCTTTGCTGAATTAGATGATGCTTACGAAGTTGTCGCTTTTGTGGATGCTGATACGGTAGTTCATCCCGACTGGTTGCGAGAATTAGTTAGCCCTTTATCTCATCCCAAAGTTGGCGCGACGACTGGTAATCGTTGGTATATACCAACTGGTAAATATTGGGGTTCTGTAGTCCGCTATGCAGGCAATGTTTCTACAGTTGTGCAGATGTTTTTATTTGGCATTCCTTGGGGCGGTACTTTAGCCATCAAAACACAACTACTACGCCACACCGGAATACTGGATATGTGGGGTAAAGCCTTAAATGAAGACTTGATGATGCACAAAGTTTTGAAAAAACATGGAATGCAAATCAAGTTTGTGCCTTCTTTGATGATGTTAAATCGGGAAGAGTCTGATTTACTCGGCTTAATAGATCATCTCAAACGACTGTTTTTATACTCTCGACTTTATCATCCGCAATGGATAGCTATAGTTGGTGATGTAATTTCTAGCATTTTATTTCCCGCAATCACAATTGTTTTGTTAATAGCCTCTTTGTGGGATGAAGAATGGCAAACCGCAGCCTTATTATTTCGCTCTTATAGCATCTACACTCTGGGACTACTTTTACTCATGTTGATATTAGAGTTAGGAGTCAGACCAGTAATTTTACATCAAGGTCAGTCAGTGACAAAATTATCCATCGGCACAATATTAAAAATGTTGATTGCCATCCCGTTAACACAATGGGTATATGGTTTAGCCATGCTTAAGTCTTTATTGAAATCAACTGTTAAATGGCGGGGTGTTATTTATCGTGTCCAAGGCCCTTGGAACATTCGCTTAGTTGAATATCAAGCTTATGATTTTTTGGATCAACCAGTAGATAGCAAAATATCTTTGTGA
- a CDS encoding glycosyltransferase, with amino-acid sequence MNELIIFLSRCLLSWLAIQVCSVLALLWCLSSRPQDPLLDEELPKTAVILCLRGADPFLPNCLRSLLHQNYPNYHLKLVVDSIEDPAWQIAHNTINELGVTNVDIQPLKIVRNSCSLKCSSLIQAVSELDESYEVVALVDADTVVHLNWLRELVTPLNNPKVGATTGNRWYIPTGRYWGTVVRYIWNVSALVQMFLYGIPWGGTLAIKTSVLHQTGLLDKWSKAFGEDTMIRSVLGKHKLKVQFVPSLIMLNREECDLPSLRYWFQRQLLSSRLYHPLWIAVATDVIFTILLPNLLLVVFFAALLIGEGDSANLALSWYVSYMLALVMLILFLELGVQPEIRAQGQQVTKLSAAVIGKIAITLPFTQWIYGLAMLASFQMPTVHWRGVIYQVQGPWNIRLVEYRPYHLQDQPSDRKVSL; translated from the coding sequence ATGAATGAGTTAATAATATTTTTGTCTCGGTGCTTGTTGAGTTGGTTAGCAATTCAGGTGTGTTCGGTGTTGGCGTTGTTGTGGTGTTTGTCTTCACGACCACAAGACCCATTACTAGATGAAGAACTACCAAAAACGGCAGTAATTCTTTGCTTGCGTGGTGCTGATCCGTTTTTGCCAAATTGCTTGCGATCGCTACTTCATCAAAACTACCCTAACTATCATTTGAAGTTGGTTGTGGATAGCATCGAAGACCCAGCATGGCAAATAGCCCACAATACTATCAATGAACTAGGGGTGACTAACGTTGATATCCAACCACTCAAAATAGTTCGTAATAGTTGCAGCCTCAAATGTAGTTCCTTAATTCAAGCTGTCTCGGAACTTGATGAGTCTTACGAAGTTGTGGCTTTAGTTGATGCAGATACAGTCGTGCATCTCAATTGGTTGCGGGAATTAGTCACACCTCTCAATAACCCGAAAGTTGGTGCAACCACAGGAAATCGTTGGTACATTCCAACAGGTAGGTATTGGGGTACTGTAGTCCGCTATATCTGGAATGTTTCTGCACTCGTACAGATGTTTCTTTATGGCATTCCTTGGGGTGGAACTTTAGCAATCAAAACCTCTGTACTTCATCAAACTGGACTGCTAGATAAGTGGAGTAAAGCCTTTGGCGAAGATACGATGATTCGTAGCGTCTTAGGTAAGCATAAACTCAAAGTTCAGTTTGTGCCTTCTTTGATTATGTTGAATAGGGAAGAGTGCGATTTACCGAGTTTAAGATACTGGTTTCAACGTCAATTGCTATCTTCTCGCTTGTACCATCCTTTATGGATAGCTGTAGCTACTGATGTGATTTTCACAATTTTGCTACCGAATCTTTTATTGGTAGTATTTTTCGCAGCTCTGTTGATTGGAGAAGGAGACAGTGCCAATTTAGCTTTGAGTTGGTATGTCAGTTATATGTTGGCTTTAGTGATGCTGATCCTCTTTTTAGAGTTAGGAGTCCAGCCAGAAATTCGCGCTCAAGGTCAACAGGTAACAAAACTTTCAGCAGCCGTAATTGGGAAAATTGCTATAACTCTGCCCTTCACACAATGGATTTATGGGTTAGCTATGTTAGCATCGTTTCAGATGCCGACAGTCCATTGGCGTGGTGTGATATATCAAGTTCAAGGCCCTTGGAATATCCGTCTTGTAGAATATCGTCCTTATCATTTACAAGATCAACCAAGCGATCGCAAAGTTTCTCTCTAA
- a CDS encoding glycosyltransferase, protein MQKQQLRIALFTGLYSPFLTGVSVAVHQRVRWLLQQGHEVLLVHPEINDKYPKKVSDRPMPGLDELKSFPTFYSYIFPTEPLIFYKSLPQPLNYRHWSDNKLLKQFQPDIIVVEEAAQMRGVYSAFLQGYGRPVGVEYAKKTHTPIISVFHTDIVAYIKYYLGDTFFNLLRPIIPLIVRQFSESYDLNLFSSKEQLAKYQNLQCQRSEYLPYQGINCEKFHPQNIVYNPIPDDNRPTLLFVGRVTAEKNVTQLIDAFPIIATKIPDVHLVIVGSGPLDAEIRRRAAKFGSGITIWGESHGTELLGWFARADVFVNPSVTENFCTTTNEALASGTPVVAVTAPSTSEQVFPGQNGFLAEPNNPRDFAHKVIAILENPELKVAMSEQARPSILQYDWSACMEKFEARLYEVVQTSQPRKPTVVG, encoded by the coding sequence ATGCAAAAGCAACAGCTACGCATTGCGCTGTTTACAGGATTGTATTCTCCTTTTCTGACAGGAGTTTCCGTTGCAGTTCATCAAAGAGTTCGCTGGTTGTTACAACAAGGACATGAAGTTTTACTTGTTCATCCAGAAATTAACGATAAATACCCCAAAAAAGTGAGTGATCGCCCCATGCCAGGGCTAGATGAATTAAAGTCTTTTCCGACTTTTTATTCATATATATTCCCCACAGAGCCTTTAATATTTTATAAGTCTCTCCCCCAACCATTAAACTATCGTCATTGGAGTGATAATAAACTACTAAAACAATTTCAACCAGATATTATTGTGGTTGAAGAAGCCGCCCAAATGCGGGGAGTATATTCAGCCTTTTTGCAAGGTTATGGTCGCCCTGTTGGAGTAGAATATGCAAAAAAAACTCATACTCCAATTATTTCAGTTTTCCATACTGATATTGTTGCCTACATCAAATATTATTTAGGAGATACATTTTTTAACCTCCTCCGCCCAATTATTCCTTTGATAGTTAGGCAGTTTAGTGAATCTTACGACCTGAATTTATTTTCTTCTAAAGAACAGCTTGCAAAATACCAAAACCTCCAATGTCAACGTAGTGAATATCTTCCCTATCAAGGAATTAATTGCGAAAAATTTCATCCCCAGAACATCGTTTATAACCCAATACCTGATGACAATCGACCGACCCTATTATTTGTAGGACGCGTTACAGCCGAAAAAAATGTTACTCAATTAATAGATGCTTTTCCCATCATCGCCACTAAAATTCCTGATGTGCATTTAGTGATTGTTGGTAGCGGCCCCTTAGATGCCGAAATTCGTCGGCGAGCAGCAAAATTTGGTTCTGGTATTACTATCTGGGGTGAGTCACACGGTACAGAACTTTTAGGCTGGTTTGCGCGTGCAGATGTATTTGTGAACCCTTCAGTAACAGAAAACTTCTGCACCACAACTAACGAAGCCTTAGCTTCAGGAACTCCTGTAGTAGCGGTGACTGCACCCTCAACATCAGAACAAGTATTTCCTGGTCAGAATGGCTTTTTAGCGGAACCAAATAACCCTAGAGATTTTGCTCACAAGGTAATCGCTATCTTAGAAAATCCTGAACTCAAAGTCGCAATGAGCGAACAAGCCCGTCCTTCTATTCTTCAGTATGATTGGTCTGCTTGTATGGAGAAGTTTGAGGCCAGACTTTACGAAGTAGTGCAAACATCTCAACCACGAAAACCCACAGTTGTCGGATAA
- a CDS encoding SDR family oxidoreductase encodes MFLVTGATGGIGRRVVRLLRQQEQPVRAFVRLTSRYSELEHRGAEIFIGDLRQARDIEKATQGVKYIISTHGSDGDALSLDYRANIELIDQAKANQVQHFVFVSVLGVDRGYEDAPVFKAKRAVEQYLVDSGLNYTILRPSGLASNLLPLAEQFRETGLYLLIGDRKNRSSVVSTDDLAKMIVDSVKLTEARNQILPVGGPEILQREDIPQIFGRIFNREPIVINPPVFLVDGVRNFIGLFSPQTQTALGTYRTLLSNEFFCKKDEIANLERIFNFQLETLENFLRRYLAV; translated from the coding sequence ATGTTTCTAGTAACAGGAGCAACGGGGGGAATTGGTCGTCGTGTTGTGCGACTGCTACGCCAACAGGAACAACCAGTCAGGGCATTTGTGCGCCTGACCTCACGTTATAGTGAGTTAGAACATCGGGGTGCAGAAATCTTCATTGGTGACTTGCGCCAAGCCAGAGATATAGAAAAAGCTACTCAAGGTGTCAAATATATTATCAGCACTCACGGTTCTGATGGCGATGCACTCTCACTAGATTATCGCGCCAACATAGAACTGATTGACCAAGCAAAAGCTAACCAAGTTCAGCATTTTGTGTTTGTGTCTGTATTGGGAGTCGATCGCGGCTATGAAGATGCGCCTGTATTTAAAGCCAAACGCGCAGTCGAACAATATTTAGTAGATAGTGGCTTAAATTACACAATTTTACGTCCATCTGGACTAGCATCAAATTTGCTGCCACTGGCAGAACAATTTCGAGAAACAGGGTTGTATTTATTGATTGGCGATCGCAAAAATCGTAGCTCAGTTGTGAGTACAGACGATTTAGCAAAAATGATAGTCGATTCTGTCAAACTTACAGAGGCGCGTAATCAAATATTGCCAGTCGGGGGGCCAGAAATTTTGCAACGGGAAGATATTCCACAAATTTTTGGTCGAATTTTTAACAGAGAACCGATAGTCATCAACCCACCAGTTTTTTTAGTGGATGGGGTCAGAAATTTTATTGGTTTGTTCAGTCCGCAAACGCAAACAGCTTTGGGGACTTATCGTACATTGCTATCTAATGAATTTTTCTGTAAAAAAGATGAAATAGCTAACTTAGAGAGAATTTTCAATTTTCAATTAGAAACGTTGGAAAATTTTTTACGACGCTATTTAGCAGTTTAA
- a CDS encoding HlyD family efflux transporter periplasmic adaptor subunit, which yields MTSPLFANAAQARQTKQRFAKPEDQLSYELGKAVQELPPLYTRFLAGTISLALFGTIAWAHFSEIDEVAIAQGELIASTQVRPLTSLGNGMILAVKVKEGDRVTKNQVLVERDPDFQKTDVNRLTESSKLIKDDLERLDVERIGGQSTGEKLQDELLTARLRDYQARQASAEAEANRQRALLDQAKVRLTRLRENLETAKTALVNSKANLANAQNIRATVKEALIIAKNRETKLRTLITPGAVPRVDYLEAQERLNRATTDVTRAEDEVTNASNRVAEAQDRVVSLEKDIAAQVQEVRQAEEAFQGARNQAQRVTSERQSEILTQMNKRKEELTTVSGQLAQAKKQQDGETIKAPVAGTIYRIKATKGPVQSGEELLSILPDGEELELEVKVLNRDIGFIRPGMKAKVKMATFPFQEFGTIDGTVVQVSPNAVVDKDLGLVFPTRIQMNKHSLNVRGKEVVFTPGMVATGEIVTRKKSILTFLIEPVTRRFSEAFSVR from the coding sequence ATGACTTCTCCCCTATTTGCCAATGCTGCTCAAGCGCGTCAAACAAAACAGCGATTTGCCAAGCCAGAGGATCAACTGTCTTATGAGTTAGGTAAGGCAGTTCAAGAATTGCCACCGCTTTATACTAGATTTTTAGCTGGAACCATTAGTTTAGCGTTATTCGGCACAATCGCCTGGGCGCATTTCTCGGAAATTGACGAAGTAGCGATCGCTCAAGGGGAATTAATTGCTTCAACTCAAGTCAGACCTTTGACATCCCTAGGGAATGGGATGATTTTAGCGGTGAAGGTGAAAGAAGGCGATCGGGTGACCAAAAATCAAGTGTTAGTTGAACGTGACCCCGATTTCCAAAAAACAGACGTAAACCGCCTGACAGAATCTAGCAAATTGATTAAAGATGACTTAGAGCGTTTGGATGTAGAACGCATCGGCGGTCAAAGCACTGGTGAGAAACTACAAGATGAACTGTTGACTGCTCGCTTACGCGATTATCAAGCACGTCAAGCCAGCGCCGAAGCCGAAGCTAACCGCCAACGCGCCCTCCTCGACCAAGCAAAAGTCCGCTTGACAAGATTGCGAGAAAATTTAGAAACTGCCAAAACTGCATTAGTTAACTCCAAAGCTAACTTAGCTAATGCTCAAAATATCCGCGCAACAGTCAAAGAAGCATTAATAATTGCCAAAAATCGAGAAACCAAACTCCGCACCTTGATTACTCCTGGTGCTGTCCCTAGAGTTGATTACTTAGAAGCTCAAGAAAGATTAAATCGTGCTACTACAGATGTCACTCGTGCAGAAGATGAAGTAACCAACGCGAGTAATAGAGTCGCAGAAGCACAAGATCGAGTGGTATCTCTCGAAAAAGACATTGCAGCCCAAGTCCAAGAAGTCCGTCAAGCCGAAGAAGCTTTTCAAGGGGCGCGTAATCAAGCACAACGTGTAACATCTGAGCGTCAAAGTGAAATTTTGACTCAAATGAACAAGCGCAAAGAAGAATTAACCACCGTCTCTGGTCAATTAGCCCAGGCGAAAAAGCAGCAAGACGGAGAAACCATCAAAGCACCTGTGGCTGGGACAATCTACAGAATTAAGGCTACCAAAGGCCCTGTACAATCAGGGGAAGAATTACTGTCTATCTTGCCAGATGGCGAAGAATTAGAACTAGAGGTGAAAGTCCTCAACCGCGATATTGGTTTTATTCGTCCAGGGATGAAGGCAAAGGTTAAAATGGCTACTTTTCCTTTCCAAGAATTCGGCACTATTGATGGCACAGTAGTACAAGTTAGCCCCAACGCCGTAGTTGATAAAGATTTGGGTTTGGTTTTCCCCACCAGAATTCAAATGAATAAACATTCCCTAAACGTACGGGGTAAAGAAGTAGTATTTACACCAGGTATGGTGGCTACAGGAGAAATTGTCACGCGCAAGAAATCAATTTTAACTTTCCTTATCGAACCCGTAACTCGCCGATTTAGCGAAGCTTTTTCTGTTAGGTAA
- the ndhL gene encoding NAD(P)H-quinone oxidoreductase subunit L → MIVALLYLILAGAYLLVLPVAVMFYMKLRWYAATSIERAFMYFLVFFFFPGLLVLSPFVNLRPQPRKIEA, encoded by the coding sequence ATGATCGTAGCCCTGCTGTATCTGATTTTGGCTGGCGCTTATTTATTAGTCCTCCCTGTGGCTGTAATGTTTTACATGAAGCTGCGATGGTATGCAGCTACCTCTATTGAGCGTGCTTTTATGTACTTTTTGGTTTTCTTCTTCTTTCCCGGTTTGTTGGTTCTGTCGCCCTTTGTGAACCTGCGACCACAACCGCGCAAAATTGAAGCTTAA
- a CDS encoding DUF3007 family protein — MRRIDALGIGLGIFIAGGLAYVGLQLVGLDAQQAGIWSQAVLVVIGLVGWVSTYVYRAVNKNMTYHQQREDYEQAFFQKRLEELTPEELAKIQAEVEQEKQSQI, encoded by the coding sequence ATGCGACGCATCGACGCTCTTGGAATTGGTTTAGGCATTTTTATTGCTGGTGGCTTGGCTTATGTGGGATTACAACTTGTTGGCTTAGATGCTCAACAAGCTGGGATATGGAGCCAAGCTGTGCTAGTGGTGATTGGCTTGGTTGGTTGGGTAAGCACTTATGTTTACCGCGCTGTGAATAAAAATATGACCTACCATCAGCAACGGGAAGACTATGAACAAGCGTTTTTCCAAAAGCGGTTGGAAGAACTTACGCCAGAAGAACTAGCAAAAATTCAAGCCGAGGTTGAACAAGAAAAACAATCTCAGATTTAA